The segment ATGAATGAGAGGTTGTTCCCGACGATCGATGATGCAAAGCCGCACTGCGGGCTTAGGCCGAGCCGCTCGCGGGAAATGTAACGGTCCGCGTCCGATATTTTCCGCTCCAGGTCATTTAAGCTTTCCATTTGAGGTTTCTTGGTCGAGATCAGTCCCAGGACCACGAACTTTTCATCGGGGACGTCTCTTAGCGGTTCGAAGGAGCCCGAGCGCTCATCATCGTATTCCAGCAGCAGGCGCTCCGCTCTCATCTGGCGGAACAGTTTTCGGCTGACCGATTCATAGCCGCCTTCG is part of the Candidatus Binatia bacterium genome and harbors:
- a CDS encoding vitamin-B12 independent methionine synthase, which produces MRAERLLLEYDDERSGSFEPLRDVPDEKFVVLGLISTKKPQMESLNDLERKISDADRYISRERLGLSPQCGFASSIVGNNLSFIEQQAKLKLVVDTARAIWG